The following are encoded in a window of Panulirus ornatus isolate Po-2019 chromosome 6, ASM3632096v1, whole genome shotgun sequence genomic DNA:
- the LOC139749041 gene encoding serine/threonine-protein kinase PAK 2-like: MSIRGPGLRKTHFGQDSAAPSPPARVSSVLGVEDGQAVTRKPLPRTPEPERRIIPKIKNRRRNKTLPNISLPTNVTHVVHVVFNPVTGDLEGLPEDMKRLLETSKITKEDQKQNPQAVYQALKYFQNPSNHNANKYMTQHEEGDYDDLPPPRPVPISPTSVLLPTIRESKEYPQALRQASVAREPPPPPVPKRPERTKSIYTKFLDETDGPEPDPGLRPRSGSDGGALPTLQQPTPAKLSKQQRLEQTYQLLYKVVSIGNPQRKYKLQSKIGQGASGAVHTALDVQTGEVVAVKQMVLERQPRPELIINEIMVMKCSQHPNIVNYLNSYLVNEELWVVMEYLEGGSLTDVVTETCMEEGHIAALCREVLQALEFLHQKNIIHRDIKSDNILLGMNGEIKITDFGFCAQLSPDKTKRTTMVGTPYWMAPEMVCRRQYGPKVDIWSLGIMAIEMLDGEPPYMNEDPVRALYLITANGKPEIKQRDKLSPHFTDFLDKCLEVDVAKRPSATQLLQHPFLLCARPLVSLRMLIEAARAALNRNPDQSHVG, translated from the exons ATGTCCATCCGCGGGCCGGGTCTCAGGAAGACCCACTTCGGCCAGGACTCGGCAGCGCCCTCCCCGCCAGCCAGGGTCTCCTCTGTTCT TGGTGTGGAGGACGGCCAGGCCGTGACCAGGAAGCCGCTGCCGAGGACCCCCGAGCCCGAGCGACGCATCATACCCAAGATCAAGAACCGGCGCCGCAACAAGACCCTCCCCAACATCTCCCTCCCGACTAATGTGACCCACGTGGTGCACGTCGTCTTCAACCCCGTCACGGGGGATCTGGAG GGTCTGCCGGAGGACATGAAGCGGCTTCTGGAAACCTCTAAGATCACGAAGGAGGACCAGAAGCAGAACCCCCAGGCCGTGTACCAGGCCCTCAAGTACTTCCAGAACCCCAGCAACCACAACGCTAACAAGTACATGACGCAGCACGAAG AGGGTGACTATGACGACCTGCCGCCGCCAAGACCCGTCCCCATCTCCCCTACGTCCGTCCTTCTCCCTACCATCAGGGAGTCTAAAGAATACCCGCAAGCGCTGAGACAG GCATCAGTGGCCCGCGAACCGCCGCCTCCCCCGGTGCCCAAGCGGCCGGAGAGGACCAAGTCCATCTACAccaagttcctcgacgagacggACGGACCGGAACCCGACCCCGG CCTCAGGCCACGCAGTGGGAGCGACGGCGGAGCCCTGCCCACACTGCAGCAGCCCACCCCTGCCAAGCTGAGCAAGCAGCAGCGGCTGGAGCAGACGTACCAGCTGCTGTACAAGGTGGTCAGCATCGGCAACCCTCAGAGGAAGTACAAGCTGCAGAGCAAGATCGGCCAGGG GGCGTCCGGCGCGGTGCACACGGCCTTGGACGTCCAGACCGGGGAGGTGGTGGCGGTCAAGCAGATGGTGCTGGAGCGACAGCCGCGACCCGAGCTCATCATCAACGAGATCATGGTCATGAAGTGCAGCCAACACCCCAACATCGTCAACTACCTCAACTCCTACCTGGTGAACGAAGAGCTGTGG gtCGTGATGGAGTACCTGGAGGGCGGCTCTCTCACGGACGTGGTCACCGAGACCTGCATGGAGGAGGGGCACATCGCTGCTCTCTGCAG GGAGGTGCTGCAGGCGCTGGAGTTCCTTCATCAGAAGAACATCATTCATCGCGACATCAAATCGGACAACATCCTCTTGGGGATGAACGGCGAGATCAAAATAA CGGACTTCGGCTTCTGCGCGCAGCTGTCACCGGACAAGACCAAGAGGACGACCATGGTGGGGACGCCGTACTGGATGGCTCCCGAGATGGTGTGTCGGAGGCAGTACGGCCCCAAGGTGGACATCTGGTCCTTAGGGATTATGGCGATTGAGATGCTGGACG GGGAACCGCCGTACATGAACGAGGATCCGGTCCGGGCGCTGTACCTCATCACGGCCAACGGCAAGCCGGAGATCAAGCAGAGGGACAAGCTCTCCCCGCACTTCACGGACTTCCTGGACAAGTGCCTGGAGGTGGACGTCGCCAAGAGGCCCTCAGCCACCCAGCTCCTCCAG CACCCCTTCCTGCTGTGTGCGAGGCCGCTCGTCTCGCTCAGGATGCTGATCGAGGCCGCTAGAGCGGCCCTCAACCGCAACCCTGACCAGAGCCACGTCGGGTGA